The Oligoflexus sp. nucleotide sequence GTTTATACCAAGATAACTGCGGTTGGACTTGGGGCTTGAGGCGAGATAGGTCGTCGCCTGGGCCAGAATTATGCGCGACTCGGGCATGCCGATTTCCTTGACGGAGGAGAGACAGGCCTGAGCCACCACCAACGCTGTAGGATGCGCATTGCCGATGTCTTCACTGGCGGCAATCACAAGGCGTCTTGCCAGAAACACAGGGTCCTCGCCACCATGCAGCATACGCGCAAGATAATAAAGAGCCGCATCCGGATCACTGGCCCGAATGCTTTTGATGAAGGCGGAAATCAGATCGTAATGGAAGTCACCTGCGCGATCATAGTGCCGGGCGATGAGATGCAGGATCGGCTGCATGTCATCGGCTGTGATTTCCGCTTTATCCTTGGTCACACCCAGCACGGCTTCCAAAAGATTCAAGCCCGCCCGGGCATCGCCATCCGCGGCGCGCGCAAGAATCTGCGCGAGGTCCGGATTCAATATCCGCTCTTCACGTTTCGCAACACGCACAAAAAGTTGGGCTAACGCTTCATCATTGATCTTCTGCATGGGGATGGTCAGCGAACGTGACAGAAGAGCGTTATTCACCGAGAACGAAGGGTTTTCGCTGGTGGCACCAATCAGCTTGATGATGCCCGCTTCCACGGCCGGCAGAAGACTGTCCTGTTGGTTCTTGCTGAGACGATGAATCTCGTCCAGAAAAAGGATTTCCGCCTTGTCACCCAGCTCAAGGCCTTCGCGCGATCGCTGGATCACTTCGCGAATGTCCTTCACGCCGGCTTCCACGGCCGAAAGCTCAATCACGGGGCGCTTGACAATGCGCCCAATCAAACGGGCCAAGCTGGTTTTGCCTGTGCCCGGAGGTCCCCAAAAGAGCAGGGCATGGAACTGGTCGGCGTGGACCAGCTTCCAAAGGGCTGTGCCTGGGGACCAGACCTTCTCCTGTCCGATCAATTCATCGGCCTGTTCGGGGCGATAACGCGCCGCCAGGGGGGATTGCTTATTCTGTGGCATGGAATGATCCCGAGTCGGTTAAAACACCGCCTTCTTTGTAACCGGAAATCGTGAGGGGGCCAACCAGTCAGAATGTTGTGGTTAGCTAAAAAACCACCCGCAGGATCTGCGAGTGGCCTGGGGAACAGGCTTCCCTTGGCGGTTCAGCCTGATAAGCTTGGGCTTAAAGCGCCGCGAACAATTAGAGATGACCGTAAGTGGTCTCGATCTCAACTTGAACGCGCTCGGCTTCATCCAGATTATTTTTCACCAGCTTGATGTAGTATATGGCGTCGACCTGCTTCATGCGGCCTCGTTCCATATAGAGACAAAGCCTCTGCTCCAGATCGTCGGTATAAATGTAGACCGACTTATGCTGAGGCCAGAGGTTCGCGACATCATTACTGCCGCCCATGCAAAGGGGGATGTAATGATCGATTTTAAAATCATTCCGCGGCATACTTCCGATCGTATAATCGAAGGTGTTGTCGTAGGTTTTAATGATTTTGTTTTTAAGAGAGGAAGAGACGGATCGGGTGCAGTAGGGGATGCGTTCAGGATAGCGGTACTCACTCGGGTTCTTACACGTGGTGCCGGGAGTCATGGACTCCTCGGGGAACAAGGGATACCTGTCCTCGCCCGTTGGCCTCGCACTTAACGTCGATTCTGGATCCGAAGGACCACAGGCTGTGATGAAAATCGCAGCCAAAACAAAAGCTAAACGCATGCAAAGATCCTCATAGTCAAGCATTTACGGTGCCTGGTAGAAACGCTGAACCGATTTTCAGCTTATACGAAGTTCACGGACTGGATAGCACAACGTAGTATAAAGAGAAACTGCCGTCTGGTGAAGATTCAAACAATTTTGCGAGTGGGGTCAAAATGACTTCTTGTAAGGCAGAAATTGCCCCTCGTGCGACCTACCGGATGTTCCGAAAGTCCAGAGACGACAGGAGATTAGCCTTGACAAAGATTAGGTCGAGGACTAGCCATACTACGCTTCCATAAGCACGCGCGAGGCAAGAGGGTGGCATGATACGCCTGGATGAAACTCAAAACGAAAAGCAGCTCCAGGACAGCGACGCCCTGCGGGAGACGTGGGCTGATCTATCGGCCGAAGATCGTTTGAATGCTTTCATGAACCTCGAACGTGCCGCCGCGGAAGACTTTTTTTTGACCCTCAAGACCGATGAACAGGCCGAACTCCTTGTAAGCCTGCCGGTCTTTGAACGCCGCTTTTGGCTTCGCATTCTGCCCCCCGATGACCTGGCCGACTTGATTCAGGAATTTGAACCCGAACTGCGCTACGCCATGCTCGCCGAACTCGATCCTCGCCTGGGAAAAGAGGTTGCGGCCCTGCTCGCGTATGCCGAGGACCAGGCCGGTGGTTTGATGAACCCCCGCTTTGCCCGGATTCGGCCGGATATGCAGGTGGGGGAAGCCCTGCGCTATCTGAGGAAGCAGGCCCACGAAAACCTGGAAAACTTGCGCTTCATCTATGTGCTGGATCGGGATCAAAAACTTCTCGGTGCGGTTTCGCTGCGGGAAATCTTCCTCGCGCCCGATCAAAAGCTGGTGCAGGACATCATGCGCACCAACCTTGTGGTCGCCAATGAAAACATGGATCAGGAAGCGCTGAAGCAGCTCTTCGCCAGTCACGGTCTGATGGCCATCCCCATCGTGGATAGCGCTGGCCGCATGAAAGGTATCGTGACCGCGGATGATATCGTGGAAGTCGTGGAAGAGGAAGCCACGGAAGATATCCAGCGCATGGCCGGTGTCGAGGCTCTCGACGCGCCCTATTTGAAAATAGATCTGGCGAGCATGATCAAAAAACGTGGGGGCTGGCTGGTCATCCTGTTTTTTGGAGAGATGTTCACCGCTACGGCCATGAGTTACTTCGAGCACGAGTTGGAACGCGCTCTGGTGCTGGCTCTTTTTATTCCACTTATCATAAGCAGTGGCGGCAACTCGGGATCCCAGGCGTCCACGCTTGTCGTGCGGGCCATGGCTCTCGGCGAAGTGCGTCTGCGCGATTGGAGCAAGGTTCTGGGGCGCGAGATTGTCGTCGGCGCGGCCCTGGGTTTGATCCTGGGTTCATTCGGACTCTTGCGCATTATCTTCTGGCCCAATCGGGATACGGTTTACGGCGAGCATTTTTTTCTGGTCGGATTGTCGGTTGCCGTCAGCCTCGTAGGCGTCGTTCTTTGGGGAAGTTTGAGCGGATCCATGCTGCCTTTTGTCCTGCGCAAGTGCAAGCTGGATCCCGCCACGGCCTCGGCGCCGTTTGTGGCGACGCTCGTGGACGTGTGCGGTCTCATCATCTATTTCACAACAGCCAGCCTTATCCTTCGCGGTACGCTGCTCTAATAAATTTCCGGAGCTTACCAGCAATTCTTGCGGGTACACGGCGAGGTCGCATCAATGCGCTCTCTGAGTTCCGCACCCAGACGCTTGCCACTGCGCTCATAGGCCAAGGCCACAGCCCGCAGAGCATTCACCCGGCCATAGCCATAGCGCATGCTGAAGCCCTGCACATCATAACGCGCATCCGAAGGGGCAATACGATCAGCGGAATTCTGCAAAATGGTCTGCACCTCGTCCGCCGTTAATTTGGGATTGGCTTCCAGCATCAGGGCTACAACCCCCGAAACAATGGGAGCCGCGGACGACGTATGGGAGAAACGATCCGAATAGCGGCCCTCCCAGCTGTCTCCACCGGCCATGTTGGAATAAGGCGTCCAACCGGCCATATCACTGCAATCAGCATTCGGTTTTCCACCGGGAGCAAGACAATCCGGAGCCAGATAATTATCGGTGGTCCAGATCGGGTCGATGTACATGTCGCCCGCGACCTTGCCGCCACTGGTCGGAGCCAAAAGATCCATGTTGGGTCCGAAATTGCTAAAGCTATGACGCTGGCCCAGGCTGTTGCTGGCGCCCACGGTGATCACGCCGGGGTAGCTGGCAAAGTGATTCCAGGTAAAATCCTGGCCTGTGTTGCCGGATGCAAAGACCACAACAGTGCCTTTGCCGCCGC carries:
- a CDS encoding replication-associated recombination protein A encodes the protein MPQNKQSPLAARYRPEQADELIGQEKVWSPGTALWKLVHADQFHALLFWGPPGTGKTSLARLIGRIVKRPVIELSAVEAGVKDIREVIQRSREGLELGDKAEILFLDEIHRLSKNQQDSLLPAVEAGIIKLIGATSENPSFSVNNALLSRSLTIPMQKINDEALAQLFVRVAKREERILNPDLAQILARAADGDARAGLNLLEAVLGVTKDKAEITADDMQPILHLIARHYDRAGDFHYDLISAFIKSIRASDPDAALYYLARMLHGGEDPVFLARRLVIAASEDIGNAHPTALVVAQACLSSVKEIGMPESRIILAQATTYLASSPKSNRSYLGINQALALVEKTGDLPVPLHLRNAPTRFMKEMGYGQNYTYAHDNPQKAAQQSNLPPNLGKMRFYEPSEQGSEKAIRDYLERLRPGSQRK
- the mgtE gene encoding magnesium transporter, whose amino-acid sequence is MIRLDETQNEKQLQDSDALRETWADLSAEDRLNAFMNLERAAAEDFFLTLKTDEQAELLVSLPVFERRFWLRILPPDDLADLIQEFEPELRYAMLAELDPRLGKEVAALLAYAEDQAGGLMNPRFARIRPDMQVGEALRYLRKQAHENLENLRFIYVLDRDQKLLGAVSLREIFLAPDQKLVQDIMRTNLVVANENMDQEALKQLFASHGLMAIPIVDSAGRMKGIVTADDIVEVVEEEATEDIQRMAGVEALDAPYLKIDLASMIKKRGGWLVILFFGEMFTATAMSYFEHELERALVLALFIPLIISSGGNSGSQASTLVVRAMALGEVRLRDWSKVLGREIVVGAALGLILGSFGLLRIIFWPNRDTVYGEHFFLVGLSVAVSLVGVVLWGSLSGSMLPFVLRKCKLDPATASAPFVATLVDVCGLIIYFTTASLILRGTLL